The genomic segment GACGTAATCAGGGCGACGCTCTCCGGATAGTTGAGCTTTACACCTCGTTTCATTCGATCTCTCGCCAGATTGGCCGCCACCGTGATCAGCAGCTTTTCTTTCTCACGCTCCGTCCACTGCATGGCCGCTTCTCATTCCTTTCCTGGCGATTGCGAATCCCATCCATGTCAAAGCGAACAATCCGACCAGACCGTATCCGAGATAGACGAAGTCGATACGGTCCGTCCAGGCGAGCCATGTCCGGGGCAGCCGGTCCTCGAACAGGTGCGACAGCTGCAGAAAACCGACGAACAAGGCGGAGACGACGGAGACGCCCGTCACGACGAGGTTGTAAGCGAGCCGCTTGCCCGCCGAGACGGAAGACCAGCTGTACGCCCGGCTCATCAGCACGCCGTCGAGCGTATCGAGAAGCGTCATCCCCGAGGCGAACAACAGCGGCAGCGACAAAACGCCGATTAGCGATACCGATTGGCTGGCGGCTCCTGCCGACAGCGCCAGCAGGCCGATCTCGGTGGCGGTATCGAAGCCGAGCCCGAATAAGAAGCCCAGCGGGTACATATGCCAGCTGCGGCTGACGAGCCGCAGGACCGGACGCAGCAGCGCGACAAGCGGACCCGACGGGCGCGGCGCATGACCGGCATCGCGCCAGCCGGACCGACGGGCGCCGGATAGCGCGCGGAGCAGGACGACGAGATTAACGCAGCCGATCGCAACCAGGAAAAAGCCCGAGACGGATGTCCCGATCAGCGAGCCCATCTCGCGCAGCGCAGCGTTGTCGAAAATGTAAGTATCCGCCGTGAGGCCGATGGCAAGCACCATCAGAAGCACGACCGTGGAATGTCCGAGGGAAAAAAACAGACCGACGCCGTTCGAATCCGAACGCGCCGCAACGAGCTTGCGGACGGCATTGTCGATGGCTGCGATATGGTCCGCGTCGAATGCGTGCCGCAAGCCGAACGAGTAAGCCAGCAGGCCAAGGCCCCAGAAGGCAGGCTCCCGAAGAGAAGCGTAGACGATGCCGATGATGCCGATCACATGCAGCAGGCTCACGACCCGCCAGTAAGTTCGTCTAGGTTGTGTCATTTGGTCCGCATCCTCTCTCTCTAAATCGTCAGATACCGCATGACGGCCGGATCGTCCAGCTCCTCCTTGCCGCCGGACCACACGATCGTTCCTTTTTCCATGATGTAAAATGCGTCGCCGACGCTGCGCACGAAGTCCAGACTCTGCTCGATGAGCAGAATCGACGTTCTGCCTTCGTCCGCAATGCCGCGGATGACGTCCTGAATCGCCTGCACGATAGAAGGCTGAATGCCCTCCGCCGGCTCGTCGAGCACCAGCAGCTCCGGCTCCGATACGAGCGCGCGGGCAAAGGCAAGCTGCTGCTGCTGACCGCCGCTCAGATCGCCGCCGCGACGTCCGTACATTGAGGACAGCACGGGAAACCCAGCAGTCGCGCCCTCGGGAATCTCTCCCGACCGACGCCGCTTCGGGTCTCGGCTCGCCTCCAGCCCAATGCGCAGATTGTCCAGTACGCTCAGCTGGCCAAAAATCTCGCGCCCCTGCGGCACGTAACCGATACCGGACCTCGCTCTTTCCCCAGAGGCGGCGCGAGTAATATTCCGGCCTTTAAAGGAGATGCTGCCCCGCCTCGCCCGCAGGACGCCCATGATGCTCTTGGCGAGCGTCGACTTGCCTACGCCGTTGCGCCCCATCAGGCAGACGACCTGGCCGGGCTCTACCTTAAGGCTGACATCGCGCAGAATGATACTCTCGCCGTAGCCCGCTTCAAGCGCCTCAACCGACAGCATGCGCATCCCGCCTTTTGCCCAGATATACTTCGGCGACCCGGTCGTCGCTCTGGACCTCGTCCATGGTGCCGTCCTTGAGCAGCTTGCCTTCGTGCATCACCGTCACCTTGCTCGCAAAGTTGCGCACGAACTCCATGTCATGCTCCACGACGACGACCGTCCGCCGCTTGACGATCTCCCGCAGCAGCTCGCCCGTCTTGTCGGTCTCGCGATCGGTCATGCCGGCCACAGGCTCGTCGAGCAGCAGAATCTCGGGCTCCTGCATCAGCATCATGCCGATCTCGAGCCATTGCTTCTGTCCGTGCGACAATAATCCCGCCCGCGCATGCCGTTCATCGCCAAGGCCGATGAGCGCCAGCTCCTCGTCGATGCGCGCTCGCTCCCGGGACGTAAGGGAAGCGCGCAGCGTCGCCCATACGCTGCGATTTTGCGACATGGCGATCTCCAGGTTCTCCATGACCGACAGACCGGCAAAAATCGAAGGCGTCTGAAACTTGCGGCCAATGCCAAGCTCCGCAATTTTGTGCTCTTTTCGTTTCGTGATATCGACGACGCCCGTTCTGCTGCGAAACGAAATCGAGCCGGCCACGGGCTTCACCTTGCCGCAGATGACATCGAGCATCGTCGTTTTTCCCGCGCCGTTGGGTCCGATCAGGAAACGAAGCTCCCCCGGCTCGAGCGACAAGCTCATGCCTTGCACCGCCTTAAATCCGTCAAACGCTACGGTTACTTCCTCGCAGGACAGGATGGGCGCCTGGCTCATGTTCGTTCCCCCTTCCTGTTTTCTTGCGGACGCTCGCGGTTCCCTTGCGGATCAAATCGACGATGCCGCCCGGCAGGAATACCGTAACGACGATGAAGAGCGCACCCAAGAAAATCGTCCAGATCTCGGGGTAAGCCTCCGACAGTCCGCTCTTCGCATAGTTGAGGGCCAATACGCCGATCAATGCGCCGACGAGCGTGCCGCGACCGCCGATCGCAACCCATAAGATCATCTCGATGGACGGTACGATTCCCATCATCGACGGCGATATGATGCCGACATGAAGCACGAACAGCATGCCTGCCAGACCCGCCAGCGCGCCGGATACGGCGAACGTCGCCATCTGGTAAGTCGCAGGATCGTACCCGAGAAATCGCACGCGGTTCTCGCCATCGCGGATCGCGCGCAGCACTTTGCCCATCCGGCTCTTCGTCAGGTAGCGGCAGAGCGCGT from the Cohnella hashimotonis genome contains:
- a CDS encoding HoxN/HupN/NixA family nickel/cobalt transporter, coding for MTQPRRTYWRVVSLLHVIGIIGIVYASLREPAFWGLGLLAYSFGLRHAFDADHIAAIDNAVRKLVAARSDSNGVGLFFSLGHSTVVLLMVLAIGLTADTYIFDNAALREMGSLIGTSVSGFFLVAIGCVNLVVLLRALSGARRSGWRDAGHAPRPSGPLVALLRPVLRLVSRSWHMYPLGFLFGLGFDTATEIGLLALSAGAASQSVSLIGVLSLPLLFASGMTLLDTLDGVLMSRAYSWSSVSAGKRLAYNLVVTGVSVVSALFVGFLQLSHLFEDRLPRTWLAWTDRIDFVYLGYGLVGLFALTWMGFAIARKGMRSGHAVDGA
- the urtE gene encoding urea ABC transporter ATP-binding subunit UrtE, producing the protein MLSVEALEAGYGESIILRDVSLKVEPGQVVCLMGRNGVGKSTLAKSIMGVLRARRGSISFKGRNITRAASGERARSGIGYVPQGREIFGQLSVLDNLRIGLEASRDPKRRRSGEIPEGATAGFPVLSSMYGRRGGDLSGGQQQQLAFARALVSEPELLVLDEPAEGIQPSIVQAIQDVIRGIADEGRTSILLIEQSLDFVRSVGDAFYIMEKGTIVWSGGKEELDDPAVMRYLTI
- the urtD gene encoding urea ABC transporter ATP-binding protein UrtD encodes the protein MSQAPILSCEEVTVAFDGFKAVQGMSLSLEPGELRFLIGPNGAGKTTMLDVICGKVKPVAGSISFRSRTGVVDITKRKEHKIAELGIGRKFQTPSIFAGLSVMENLEIAMSQNRSVWATLRASLTSRERARIDEELALIGLGDERHARAGLLSHGQKQWLEIGMMLMQEPEILLLDEPVAGMTDRETDKTGELLREIVKRRTVVVVEHDMEFVRNFASKVTVMHEGKLLKDGTMDEVQSDDRVAEVYLGKRRDAHAVG